One window from the genome of Gemmatimonadaceae bacterium encodes:
- a CDS encoding TonB-dependent receptor has protein sequence MRTLGPRAALLVAALALPAAAQDSTARDSIRALRGVTITATRAPARILTTPLAITTLSAQDLRGLRGFGLDEALTMVPGVVAQSRYGTGDVRLVIRGFGARGAGDRSNAGTSRGVRVLIDGFPETEPDGRTSFDQIDLAAADGVEIIRSNASAVWGNAAGGVINVRTVPSALVPAFDLQPMFGAFGLARYASRASAPVGDGVAFVNFTNSSFDGWREHSSARRALINAGIVGRVGPHTRVGFYATGADNLFRIPGPLTLAEVAADPRQANATYASRDERRYNRIARLGATVEHDVDSTASVSGMVFVSPKYLQRSERGTFRDFTRYHVGANLIGRKSVPLSSAAQARVIVGVDEAFQDGAILFYSLVNGERGTELRDNKGEGANNFGLFAQGELAIRERLAVSVGARLDQVTYYARSFIDPTLNDSKSFRRVTPKLGASWLLNPAASIYANIGGGIEVPAGNETDPAPGSAGTSINPLLEPIRSTSYEVGLKTVGARLAPLWVSYDLALYDTEVRNEIIPYNGGRFYLTAGRARRRGAELGLSVLGSHGLFGAAAFTWSRNRYLDYLVDSTYLGAPGATANFSGHKVVGVPDVMANVEVGAEFHRLRALRVALRLEHSGAFYADDANLVNVPGYSILSLTVESRRPLVTANGVGLGGFVSVQNLANRRYIGSAFLNPDYVNGAPLAFEPGLPRSLVISLTASRLP, from the coding sequence ATGCGAACCCTTGGCCCGCGCGCGGCCCTGCTCGTCGCGGCGCTCGCGCTCCCGGCCGCCGCGCAGGATTCCACCGCGCGCGACAGCATCCGCGCGCTGCGCGGCGTCACGATCACCGCCACCCGCGCGCCGGCGCGGATCCTCACCACGCCGCTCGCCATCACCACCCTTTCGGCCCAGGATCTGCGCGGGCTCCGCGGGTTCGGACTCGACGAAGCGCTGACCATGGTGCCCGGCGTGGTCGCGCAATCGCGCTACGGCACCGGCGACGTCCGGCTGGTGATTCGCGGATTCGGCGCGCGCGGCGCCGGCGACCGGTCCAACGCCGGCACGTCCCGCGGCGTGCGCGTGCTGATCGACGGGTTCCCGGAGACCGAGCCCGACGGACGCACGTCGTTCGACCAGATCGACCTCGCCGCGGCGGACGGCGTGGAGATCATCCGCTCGAATGCCTCCGCCGTCTGGGGCAATGCCGCCGGCGGCGTGATCAACGTGCGCACCGTCCCGTCGGCGCTGGTGCCGGCGTTCGACCTGCAGCCCATGTTCGGCGCGTTCGGCCTGGCGCGCTACGCCAGCCGCGCGTCGGCGCCGGTGGGCGACGGCGTGGCATTCGTGAACTTCACCAACAGCTCGTTCGACGGATGGCGCGAGCACTCGTCGGCCCGCCGCGCGTTGATCAACGCCGGCATCGTGGGCCGCGTGGGCCCCCACACCCGCGTCGGGTTCTACGCCACCGGCGCCGACAATCTGTTCCGGATTCCCGGCCCGCTCACGCTGGCCGAGGTCGCCGCCGATCCCCGACAGGCCAACGCCACGTATGCCTCGCGCGACGAGCGGCGCTACAACCGGATCGCGCGGCTGGGCGCCACCGTGGAACACGACGTCGATTCCACGGCGTCGGTGTCGGGCATGGTCTTCGTGAGCCCCAAGTACCTCCAACGCTCCGAACGCGGCACCTTCCGCGACTTCACGCGCTACCACGTCGGCGCCAACCTGATCGGCCGCAAGAGCGTGCCGCTGTCGTCCGCGGCGCAGGCGCGCGTCATCGTCGGCGTCGACGAGGCATTCCAGGACGGCGCGATCCTGTTCTACTCGCTCGTCAACGGCGAGCGCGGCACCGAACTGCGGGACAACAAGGGCGAGGGCGCCAACAACTTCGGCCTGTTCGCGCAGGGCGAGCTGGCCATCCGCGAACGGCTGGCGGTGTCGGTGGGCGCGCGCCTGGATCAGGTGACGTATTACGCGCGGAGCTTCATCGATCCCACGCTCAATGACAGCAAGTCGTTCAGGCGCGTGACGCCCAAACTGGGGGCCAGCTGGCTCCTGAACCCCGCGGCGAGCATCTACGCCAACATCGGCGGCGGCATCGAGGTGCCCGCCGGCAACGAGACCGACCCCGCCCCGGGGAGCGCGGGCACGTCCATCAATCCGCTGCTCGAACCCATCCGGTCCACGAGCTACGAGGTGGGCCTCAAGACGGTGGGCGCGCGCCTGGCGCCGCTCTGGGTCTCGTACGACCTGGCGCTGTACGACACCGAAGTGCGCAACGAGATCATCCCGTACAACGGCGGGCGGTTCTATCTCACCGCGGGCCGCGCGCGGCGGCGCGGCGCCGAGCTCGGGCTCAGTGTGCTGGGGTCGCATGGACTGTTCGGGGCCGCGGCGTTCACCTGGTCGCGCAACCGGTATCTGGACTACCTCGTGGACTCCACGTACCTCGGGGCGCCGGGCGCGACGGCGAATTTCAGCGGCCACAAAGTGGTGGGCGTGCCCGACGTGATGGCCAACGTCGAGGTGGGCGCGGAGTTCCACCGCCTCCGCGCGCTGCGCGTGGCGCTGCGCCTCGAACACTCCGGCGCGTTCTATGCCGACGACGCGAATCTCGTGAACGTGCCCGGGTACAGCATCCTCAGCCTCACGGTGGAGTCGCGGCGACCGCTCGTGACCGCCAATGGCGTGGGGCTGGGCGGGTTCGTGTCGGTGCAGAATCTGGCCAACCGCCGCTACATCGGTTCGGCATTCCTCAATCCGGACTACGTGAACGGCGCGCCCCTGGCGTTCGAACCGGGGCTGCCCCGGTCGCTGGTGATCTCGCTCACCGCCAGCCGGCTGCCGTAG